The Thermoplasma sp. Kam2015 genome has a segment encoding these proteins:
- a CDS encoding ABC transporter ATP-binding protein: MNMASIELVNVSKEFGKFKALDNVSFKYEGNGAIGYLGPNGAGKTTTLKILTNLLRPTSGKATINGIDVNRNPVEAFKKMGSVIESPSPFPYFTVEDSLMFVAELRRLDRKDAKDRIEYYAKALALPDLNRRIGDLSKGQRQRVVIASALLPNPEVLLLDEPTSGLDPFEMKIIRDMIIEMKDDKLILMSSHLLSEVAEVCDEVIFINHGKILARDNVANISREFRAKAVIVEFLDPVDEKLISAIKGMGLDIEKNNGNSVIIRYNGSNDQRAEILKKLINVGNVIRYDSVGSELEEAYISILKNGSQ, encoded by the coding sequence ATGAACATGGCTTCAATCGAATTAGTAAATGTCTCGAAGGAATTCGGGAAATTCAAGGCTCTCGATAACGTGTCGTTTAAGTATGAAGGTAACGGTGCAATAGGATACCTTGGCCCAAATGGGGCAGGCAAAACAACAACACTCAAGATTCTTACGAACCTCTTAAGACCAACCTCCGGAAAAGCCACGATCAATGGTATAGATGTTAATAGGAACCCCGTAGAGGCATTTAAAAAGATGGGTTCTGTTATCGAATCTCCATCTCCATTCCCCTATTTTACCGTTGAAGACTCGCTTATGTTTGTGGCTGAATTGAGGAGGCTAGACAGGAAGGACGCCAAAGACAGGATCGAATATTACGCCAAGGCGCTGGCTCTTCCAGATCTGAATAGGAGGATAGGGGATCTGTCCAAGGGCCAGAGACAAAGGGTGGTTATAGCCTCTGCGCTTTTGCCAAATCCAGAGGTTTTACTGCTTGACGAGCCAACCAGTGGCCTTGACCCATTTGAAATGAAGATAATTCGTGATATGATAATAGAGATGAAGGACGATAAGCTAATTCTCATGAGCTCTCATCTCCTTTCAGAGGTAGCGGAAGTATGCGACGAGGTCATATTCATAAATCACGGTAAAATACTCGCCAGAGACAACGTAGCAAACATATCCAGAGAGTTCAGGGCAAAAGCGGTGATCGTTGAATTTCTTGATCCAGTTGATGAAAAACTGATCTCTGCCATAAAGGGCATGGGCCTTGACATAGAGAAGAACAACGGAAATTCAGTCATTATAAGATACAACGGCAGCAATGATCAGCGTGCAGAAATATTGAAAAAACTCATCAATGTTGGGAATGTGATCAGATACGACAGCGTAGGTTCAGAATTGGAAGAAGCGTATATTTCAATCCTCAAAAATGGAAGTCAGTAG
- the purM gene encoding phosphoribosylformylglycinamidine cyclo-ligase: protein MSEVEGGIINRKLQGEFVNTFIRQLKFHRDDFKNIGYIGGFTSIIDMGNFGITFNNDGVGTKTMIAEAVNKYDTIGIDCVAMNVNDAITVGSEPIAMVDYLAMNKMDDEIAKQLGTGFNVGAQMANITIVGGETAVLPDMVKHMDVSGSVIGIVQKNQIITGSNIREGDVIIGLGSSGLHSNGFTTVRKIIADNNLDLQDTFPGDSKKTYEVLLEPTRIYVREILDIMGIISIKGMANITGGGFKNITRMKDMRYVIDDPFDPQNVFIRLMEMGNLNYDQMFEIFNMGTGFVLVINEDEKVDIMNALKGKVPVKVIGHVENGSGVEIPKFGVTLRGYY, encoded by the coding sequence ATGAGTGAGGTTGAAGGCGGGATCATAAATAGGAAACTCCAGGGCGAATTCGTCAATACCTTTATCAGACAATTAAAATTTCATCGTGACGATTTCAAAAATATAGGCTATATAGGGGGTTTCACATCGATAATAGATATGGGAAATTTTGGGATCACCTTCAACAATGACGGCGTAGGCACCAAAACAATGATAGCCGAGGCCGTAAACAAGTACGATACTATAGGCATAGATTGCGTTGCCATGAATGTCAACGACGCCATAACCGTTGGATCCGAACCCATAGCCATGGTCGACTATCTGGCAATGAACAAAATGGATGACGAGATCGCAAAACAGCTCGGAACGGGTTTCAATGTAGGCGCACAGATGGCGAATATAACCATAGTCGGTGGCGAGACCGCTGTCCTGCCTGATATGGTTAAACACATGGACGTTTCAGGATCCGTAATAGGCATTGTGCAGAAGAATCAGATAATAACAGGATCAAATATCAGAGAAGGGGATGTGATAATAGGTCTTGGAAGCAGCGGACTCCATTCCAATGGCTTTACCACGGTACGCAAGATAATAGCTGATAACAACCTGGACCTTCAAGATACATTTCCAGGCGACTCAAAGAAAACCTATGAAGTTCTTCTTGAGCCCACGAGAATATATGTGCGTGAGATACTAGACATCATGGGCATAATATCTATAAAGGGAATGGCGAATATAACTGGAGGCGGCTTCAAAAACATAACCAGGATGAAGGATATGAGGTACGTTATAGACGATCCGTTTGACCCGCAGAATGTCTTCATCAGGCTGATGGAGATGGGCAATTTGAACTACGATCAGATGTTCGAGATCTTCAACATGGGGACCGGTTTTGTACTAGTTATAAATGAAGACGAAAAGGTAGACATAATGAATGCCCTGAAGGGCAAGGTTCCTGTCAAGGTCATCGGGCATGTCGAGAACGGCAGTGGAGTTGAAATACCCAAATTTGGCGTAACCCTTAGGGGTTACTACTGA
- a CDS encoding 30S ribosomal protein S12, whose translation MGNGINAGRKLLETRKKFRWSDRDYKRRVLQLKRKSDPLEGAPQAKGIAIEKVGIEAKQPNSAIRKCVKVQLIKNGRQITAFAVGDGAINYIDEHDEVTVEGIGGRMGRSKGDIPGVRYKVVAVNGISLKELVKGRKEKTVR comes from the coding sequence ATGGGAAATGGTATAAACGCAGGAAGAAAATTACTGGAAACAAGGAAGAAATTTAGGTGGTCTGATAGGGACTATAAGAGGAGGGTTCTTCAGCTTAAGCGAAAGAGTGATCCGCTTGAGGGCGCACCTCAGGCCAAAGGAATCGCTATCGAAAAGGTTGGAATAGAGGCAAAACAGCCCAACTCAGCGATAAGGAAATGTGTGAAGGTTCAGCTCATAAAGAATGGAAGACAGATAACGGCGTTTGCTGTTGGTGATGGTGCCATAAACTATATCGATGAGCATGATGAAGTTACCGTTGAGGGTATAGGCGGAAGGATGGGCAGAAGTAAGGGAGATATACCTGGAGTCAGGTATAAGGTCGTTGCAGTTAACGGCATATCACTCAAAGAGCTTGTTAAGGGAAGAAAGGAGAAGACGGTGAGATAA
- a CDS encoding 30S ribosomal protein S7 yields the protein MLFNKYDVNTVEIHDPGMVKYINVKSALNLHTGGRFSSYYAGKINMNVVERLINKLMRSEKWTGKKYSAYKITEEAFQIIAEKTKQNPLQILINAIENAGPREEVTRLKYGGIAVPKSVDVSPSRRVDEALRNIATGATNASFKSKKSIVNCLADEIMAAARNDPTSYAISKKEEIERVAQSAR from the coding sequence ATGTTATTCAACAAATATGACGTGAATACCGTGGAGATCCATGATCCAGGCATGGTGAAATATATAAACGTGAAATCGGCTCTTAACCTGCATACTGGAGGCAGGTTTTCATCATACTATGCCGGTAAAATAAACATGAATGTTGTGGAAAGACTGATAAACAAACTCATGAGAAGCGAAAAGTGGACGGGCAAGAAATACAGCGCCTATAAGATAACGGAAGAGGCATTCCAGATAATTGCAGAGAAGACGAAGCAGAATCCGCTTCAGATCCTCATCAACGCAATAGAAAATGCCGGACCGCGTGAAGAAGTGACCAGACTGAAATACGGAGGAATAGCCGTACCAAAGTCCGTTGATGTTTCGCCGTCCAGAAGGGTAGATGAGGCACTTAGAAATATAGCGACAGGAGCCACCAACGCCTCATTTAAGAGCAAAAAATCCATAGTAAACTGTCTTGCGGATGAAATAATGGCAGCTGCCAGAAACGATCCAACGTCCTATGCGATAAGCAAGAAGGAGGAGATAGAAAGGGTTGCGCAGTCAGCCAGATGA
- a CDS encoding HU family DNA-binding protein, with protein sequence MVGISELSKEVAKKANTTQKVARTVIKSFLDEIVAQANGGQKINLAGFGIFERRTQGPRKARNPQTKKVIEVPSKKKFVFRASSKIKYQQ encoded by the coding sequence ATGGTAGGAATTAGTGAGCTATCCAAGGAGGTAGCAAAGAAGGCAAACACCACCCAGAAAGTGGCAAGAACCGTAATAAAGTCTTTTCTGGATGAGATAGTCGCTCAGGCCAACGGCGGCCAGAAGATAAACCTTGCTGGCTTTGGAATATTCGAGAGAAGAACGCAGGGTCCGAGGAAGGCAAGGAACCCGCAGACAAAGAAGGTAATTGAGGTCCCGTCCAAGAAGAAATTCGTGTTCAGGGCTTCAAGCAAGATAAAATACCAGCAGTAA
- a CDS encoding CopD family protein, whose product MSIIGVLLAVLIIHVFAAMIFIGGSLFIWFIVWPASYKATSDESERTKIVGVIGRYFGWWTDATVAILLVTGAYLGYEYVGGNLSLLTTTLGGQILLIKVIIVWITIVLMYANNIYHGKLIMRLAEEKKYDEMKRIRKITHTASFITLALLLVIMGLAVALQFFMPA is encoded by the coding sequence ATGAGCATAATTGGCGTATTACTTGCCGTACTCATAATACATGTGTTTGCAGCAATGATATTCATTGGTGGTTCTCTGTTCATATGGTTCATCGTGTGGCCAGCTTCATACAAGGCCACATCAGACGAGAGCGAGAGGACAAAGATAGTTGGTGTCATAGGTCGATATTTCGGATGGTGGACAGATGCAACTGTTGCAATACTGCTGGTCACAGGGGCATATCTTGGGTATGAGTATGTTGGCGGCAATCTCTCGCTGCTGACAACGACACTCGGTGGGCAAATACTGCTCATCAAGGTGATAATCGTATGGATAACCATTGTTCTTATGTATGCCAACAATATATATCATGGTAAACTGATAATGAGGCTGGCAGAAGAGAAAAAGTATGATGAGATGAAGAGGATAAGAAAAATAACTCACACTGCATCATTCATAACACTGGCTCTACTGCTCGTAATAATGGGGCTTGCCGTTGCTCTGCAGTTCTTCATGCCTGCCTAA
- a CDS encoding DUF5611 family protein: MRDYPVKRGFPTDYEGVKAKISQLGYEVKTEGDLIITSIPGISRIEIKPDKKKLLVNTGDYDSGADKLSVIKEYNDFIEKLTGYSAKERKKLMTKD; the protein is encoded by the coding sequence ATGCGAGATTATCCTGTAAAGAGAGGCTTTCCAACGGACTATGAGGGGGTCAAGGCAAAGATATCTCAGCTTGGATATGAGGTGAAAACAGAGGGAGATCTGATAATAACCTCTATACCGGGAATCTCAAGAATAGAGATAAAACCTGACAAAAAGAAGCTGCTTGTAAATACCGGGGATTACGATAGCGGCGCAGATAAATTGTCCGTTATAAAGGAATACAATGATTTCATAGAAAAACTCACAGGATATTCTGCAAAAGAAAGAAAAAAATTGATGACAAAAGATTAG
- a CDS encoding TIM barrel protein: protein MIRFGIAGIPLTSKGRTFIDSVEETHNLGLNALEVQLLRVNVQENSAEEYTGLRPYDVEDSIIIDVLRQDENGNYRSVGIDTEIEEDDIVQELFWNMAKNYDELETGGELAKELDVTLSMHAPYYMDLIGSPDIAEKSINHLRWTLILGKYLGARRIVTHSGFYHGSKKDSLNKFAEVYSDILSEFSPENGYPYIGVETSGKQEVFGTVKEVIELAKRIDIEPILNFAHVHAITGGSLVEIKDFENVINEFKKYAKYDLYTEFSGVEFTDNEERRLTAIKHGTLKFETLSEYLIDYPDDMTIISSSPLLEHDAQYMQIIYVRSYFKKMQRKKIAEKPVSGD, encoded by the coding sequence ATGATAAGATTCGGTATTGCTGGGATCCCACTCACAAGTAAGGGAAGGACTTTTATAGATTCAGTCGAAGAAACGCATAACCTGGGTTTGAATGCACTTGAGGTGCAGCTGCTCCGCGTCAACGTCCAGGAGAATTCTGCCGAAGAGTATACTGGTTTGAGACCCTACGATGTTGAGGATTCAATAATAATAGATGTCCTGAGACAGGATGAAAACGGGAACTACAGGAGCGTGGGCATAGACACAGAGATAGAGGAAGATGACATAGTGCAGGAGCTTTTCTGGAACATGGCAAAGAATTATGATGAACTTGAGACTGGGGGCGAACTGGCAAAGGAACTTGACGTTACACTATCGATGCATGCACCATATTACATGGATCTTATAGGATCTCCAGACATAGCCGAAAAATCGATTAATCACCTGAGATGGACGCTTATTCTTGGAAAATATCTTGGAGCGAGGCGCATCGTAACGCATTCTGGGTTCTATCATGGGAGCAAGAAGGATAGTTTGAATAAATTCGCAGAGGTATATTCAGATATATTGAGCGAATTCTCTCCCGAGAATGGTTATCCATACATTGGTGTTGAGACATCTGGAAAGCAGGAAGTTTTTGGGACAGTAAAAGAGGTCATTGAGCTAGCAAAGAGAATAGACATAGAGCCAATCCTGAATTTCGCACACGTACATGCCATAACCGGAGGATCCCTCGTTGAGATAAAGGATTTTGAAAATGTCATAAACGAATTCAAAAAATATGCAAAATATGATCTTTACACGGAATTCTCTGGTGTAGAATTCACGGACAACGAGGAGAGGAGGCTGACCGCTATCAAACATGGAACTCTGAAGTTTGAAACACTCTCTGAGTATCTTATAGACTATCCAGATGATATGACCATAATATCATCTTCTCCATTGCTGGAGCACGATGCACAGTACATGCAAATAATATATGTGAGATCCTATTTCAAAAAGATGCAGAGGAAGAAGATCGCTGAGAAACCTGTATCGGGTGATTGA
- the dnaG gene encoding DNA primase DnaG, with protein MNVDPNLTKYMIKAKIYTDGVVEKPDVVGAIFGQTEGLLGDDLDLRDLQKSGKIGRIEVEIDSKKGRTEGYALIPSGLDQVETAILAAALETIDRIGPCKARVEIANVEDVRVQKRQKIIERAKKIYQEMNSKGDDLSESLVKSVREEVEKSEIISYGEEKLPAGPAINDSDSIIVVEGRNDVLNLLKYGIKNTIAVQGTNIPDTVKKLSKERTVTVFLDGDRGGDLILKEMLQVAEVDFVARAPPGTEVEELTYKQIVKALRYKTPIDQYLSMHGMNDELKEYSQRNNIVFGSQQNNNHEAKAEVVEEPQDQSPKVEEIHEEQSQQVTVQKEGFLDLLNPHEVSKRIEALAQLKMTEVYDSNGEKLFSFPVSEAVERISQDPKGNTVITGGVISQRLIDVSYNAGIKNIYGLKLGHITKKPVDINVIAWERSM; from the coding sequence ATGAACGTAGATCCAAATTTAACAAAATACATGATCAAGGCGAAGATATATACCGATGGGGTGGTTGAAAAACCAGATGTTGTTGGTGCTATATTTGGTCAGACTGAAGGATTGCTCGGAGACGATCTAGATCTCAGGGATCTCCAGAAGAGTGGGAAGATCGGGAGGATCGAGGTCGAGATAGACAGCAAGAAGGGCAGAACCGAGGGTTATGCCCTCATTCCATCAGGTCTGGATCAGGTAGAAACAGCCATACTTGCGGCCGCACTTGAAACCATAGACAGGATAGGTCCATGCAAGGCCAGGGTAGAGATAGCAAACGTTGAGGATGTCAGGGTTCAGAAGAGACAGAAGATCATAGAGAGAGCTAAAAAGATATACCAGGAGATGAACAGCAAGGGCGACGATCTCAGCGAAAGCCTGGTAAAGAGCGTCAGGGAGGAAGTTGAGAAATCTGAGATCATATCATATGGTGAAGAGAAGCTTCCGGCAGGTCCTGCAATCAATGATTCGGATTCGATAATCGTTGTTGAGGGCAGAAATGATGTACTCAATCTTCTCAAATATGGGATAAAGAACACAATAGCTGTTCAGGGCACCAACATACCGGATACGGTGAAGAAGCTTTCCAAGGAAAGGACGGTGACAGTCTTTCTGGATGGCGACAGAGGCGGTGATCTCATACTGAAGGAGATGCTTCAGGTCGCTGAGGTAGACTTTGTTGCAAGAGCGCCTCCCGGAACCGAGGTAGAAGAATTGACGTACAAGCAGATAGTGAAGGCCCTCAGATACAAGACACCAATAGACCAGTATCTATCAATGCATGGCATGAACGATGAACTTAAGGAGTACTCACAGAGAAACAACATAGTCTTCGGCTCGCAGCAGAACAACAACCATGAGGCAAAGGCTGAGGTTGTTGAAGAGCCTCAGGATCAGTCTCCAAAGGTTGAGGAGATCCATGAAGAACAGTCCCAGCAGGTAACGGTGCAGAAGGAGGGCTTTCTTGACCTGCTAAACCCACACGAAGTCTCCAAGAGAATAGAGGCACTTGCCCAGCTAAAGATGACTGAGGTATACGATTCAAATGGAGAAAAGCTGTTTTCCTTTCCTGTTTCGGAGGCTGTGGAGAGGATATCTCAGGATCCTAAGGGGAACACCGTCATAACGGGTGGCGTGATCTCCCAGAGGCTCATAGACGTATCCTATAACGCTGGGATAAAGAATATATATGGCCTCAAATTGGGTCATATCACCAAAAAGCCCGTTGATATAAACGTGATAGCATGGGAACGTTCTATGTAG
- a CDS encoding Lon protease family protein, producing MGTFYVDFYNEYPDTSYIKIPTNPLDRVIGQDDAVKIAMVAAKQKRHLLLVGPPGVGKSMIAQAMSFYIERPTEEIRVVHNPQYPERPFVEIKTREEVMAEREEETSTSGLIIDPKEAPTSVAERLGYRCSKCGFYSSPSDAVCPNCNSPKVQMGTQGPFGDVFNVIGAAFGVQNNLDKVTLTRRNGDHDEIIVYERYNDKIRVLDEKTLERRRRLEKKSPSKTIVPIDRNPFVLATGASETELLGDVRHDPYGGHPQLGTLPYERVIAGAVHEAHQGVLFIDEITHLGNLQRYILTAMQEKSFPITGRNPQSAGASVRVDKVPADFILVAACNINDLPYILSPLRSRIVGNGYEVLMKTTMKDTDENRMKYLQFISQEITMDGKIPHMTMEAAELIIEEGKKRAKMIDKKNNELTLRLRELGGLIRAAGDIAVFKGNKLIEKEDVEEAVKLYVPVEEKITKEYGSMAAAYSSENTTSQKDFYNYNLDDRSYE from the coding sequence ATGGGAACGTTCTATGTAGATTTTTATAATGAATATCCTGATACTTCGTATATAAAAATACCAACAAACCCTCTGGACAGGGTTATTGGTCAGGATGATGCCGTCAAGATAGCCATGGTTGCAGCCAAACAGAAGAGACATCTGTTGCTTGTGGGCCCTCCAGGTGTCGGCAAGTCAATGATAGCTCAGGCGATGTCATTCTACATCGAGCGCCCGACGGAGGAGATAAGGGTCGTTCATAACCCACAGTATCCAGAAAGGCCATTCGTTGAGATAAAGACAAGGGAAGAGGTTATGGCTGAACGCGAGGAGGAAACATCCACCTCTGGTCTCATAATAGATCCAAAGGAGGCTCCGACAAGCGTCGCTGAACGCCTTGGATACAGATGCAGCAAGTGTGGCTTCTATTCCTCACCATCAGATGCCGTCTGCCCCAACTGCAATTCACCAAAGGTCCAGATGGGAACGCAGGGCCCATTCGGAGACGTTTTCAATGTCATAGGAGCAGCCTTTGGAGTCCAGAATAATCTGGATAAGGTCACATTGACTAGAAGGAATGGGGATCATGACGAGATCATTGTCTATGAAAGATATAATGACAAGATAAGAGTTCTGGATGAGAAAACGCTTGAAAGGAGGAGAAGGCTTGAGAAGAAGAGTCCAAGCAAGACCATCGTTCCAATAGACAGGAATCCGTTCGTTCTTGCGACCGGTGCAAGTGAAACGGAGCTTCTTGGTGATGTGAGGCATGATCCTTATGGAGGGCATCCACAGCTCGGAACACTCCCATACGAAAGGGTTATAGCTGGTGCGGTGCATGAGGCGCATCAGGGCGTTCTGTTCATAGATGAGATAACCCATCTTGGTAATCTCCAGAGGTATATACTCACGGCCATGCAGGAGAAATCATTCCCGATAACTGGCAGGAATCCTCAGAGTGCAGGTGCCAGCGTGCGCGTAGATAAGGTCCCAGCTGACTTCATACTGGTTGCTGCCTGCAATATAAACGATCTTCCATATATACTGAGCCCGTTGAGATCGAGGATAGTCGGTAACGGTTATGAGGTACTCATGAAGACAACGATGAAGGACACCGACGAGAACAGGATGAAGTACCTTCAGTTCATTTCGCAGGAGATAACGATGGACGGAAAGATACCGCATATGACAATGGAAGCGGCTGAATTGATAATAGAGGAAGGCAAGAAGAGAGCCAAGATGATCGACAAGAAGAACAACGAACTCACCCTCAGGCTTAGAGAGCTTGGAGGTCTCATAAGAGCTGCAGGAGATATAGCGGTTTTCAAAGGTAACAAGCTGATAGAAAAAGAGGATGTTGAGGAGGCAGTTAAACTTTATGTGCCTGTTGAGGAAAAGATAACCAAGGAATACGGTAGCATGGCAGCCGCGTATTCATCTGAGAATACGACCTCTCAGAAGGATTTCTACAACTACAACCTTGACGATCGATCATATGAGTGA
- the hisS gene encoding histidine--tRNA ligase codes for MSPLQIEKIRGFRDFYPEDMEIEKFIFQKTEEAAEAFGFSRIDFPSLEYLDLYRIKSGDELLQQTYSFVDKGGREVTLIPEATPSTVRMVTARKDLQRPLRWYSFPKVWRYEEPQAGRYREHYQFNADIFGSDSPEADAEVIALASSILDGLGLSGVYEMRINSRKIMEEIIRNITDVEPFSVFSIIDRFHKISREEFTEQLKSAGIGEEGASMITDLCSGTRSVEEIERITGKGSDEIGRISKVVDLLRSYGVNSVRYDFSIVRGLSYYTGIVFEAYDRSGQFRAILGGGRYDSLASLMSGDNVPAVGFGMGDAVITLLIKREGIQIPRKKKLVYMCRVGEIDSGLMNRYARELREAGMNVTVELINRGLSSQLKYASSSGADYAIIFGERDLEKGQVTLRDMHSGSQESMDVDSIVPHLVSLMK; via the coding sequence GTGTCACCATTGCAAATTGAAAAGATCCGCGGATTCAGAGATTTCTACCCAGAAGACATGGAGATCGAGAAGTTCATATTCCAGAAGACAGAGGAGGCTGCAGAGGCATTTGGATTCAGCCGCATAGATTTTCCAAGCCTGGAATACCTTGATCTCTACAGAATAAAATCAGGAGACGAGCTTCTGCAGCAGACATATTCCTTCGTCGACAAGGGCGGCAGGGAGGTAACGCTCATACCTGAAGCCACGCCGTCAACAGTCAGGATGGTAACGGCCAGAAAGGATCTTCAGAGGCCTCTTCGCTGGTACAGTTTTCCAAAGGTTTGGAGATACGAAGAGCCGCAGGCTGGAAGATACAGGGAGCATTATCAGTTCAATGCTGACATATTTGGCAGCGACAGCCCTGAAGCCGATGCTGAGGTAATTGCCCTTGCCTCGTCAATACTGGATGGTCTGGGCCTTTCTGGCGTTTATGAGATGAGGATCAACAGCAGAAAGATCATGGAGGAGATCATCAGAAATATAACGGATGTCGAGCCGTTCTCTGTTTTTTCCATAATAGACAGATTCCATAAGATAAGCAGGGAAGAGTTCACGGAACAGCTCAAATCTGCAGGCATAGGTGAAGAAGGCGCATCCATGATAACGGATCTCTGCTCCGGCACCAGAAGCGTCGAAGAGATCGAGAGAATTACAGGAAAGGGAAGCGACGAGATCGGTAGGATATCGAAGGTTGTCGATCTGTTGAGATCCTACGGTGTGAATAGTGTACGCTACGATTTCTCCATAGTTAGAGGCCTGTCCTATTACACTGGGATCGTGTTTGAGGCCTACGACAGGTCAGGCCAGTTCCGTGCAATACTAGGTGGAGGCAGATACGACAGTCTGGCATCGCTTATGTCTGGGGATAACGTGCCGGCGGTTGGGTTCGGCATGGGTGATGCAGTGATAACACTGCTCATCAAGAGGGAAGGCATTCAGATACCAAGGAAGAAAAAATTGGTCTATATGTGCAGGGTCGGAGAGATCGATTCGGGACTCATGAACAGATATGCCAGAGAACTGAGAGAGGCTGGCATGAACGTGACCGTTGAGCTGATCAACAGAGGTCTCTCATCGCAGCTGAAGTATGCATCATCGTCCGGCGCAGACTATGCCATAATATTTGGGGAGCGCGATCTTGAAAAGGGCCAGGTAACGCTGAGAGATATGCACAGCGGGTCCCAGGAAAGCATGGATGTGGATTCGATTGTTCCCCATCTCGTCTCCCTTATGAAATGA
- a CDS encoding ZPR1 zinc finger domain-containing protein, which produces MDVPREIQTEMECPVCGSNLYLITYDTEIPYEGKISIYTYFCKECRYKKTEVYSDEKRDPKKITIKVESPEDLRIIVYRSRKADVYIPEMEASIDSAEYSNGEITTIEGIVYRIGEKLDLLAVDDQGNEKIEMLRRRIDGIINGKFESFTLIIMDESGKSVVHSEKAMVESMY; this is translated from the coding sequence ATGGATGTACCAAGGGAGATACAAACTGAGATGGAATGTCCGGTATGCGGATCAAATCTTTACCTCATAACCTACGATACGGAGATCCCCTATGAAGGTAAAATCTCGATATATACGTACTTCTGCAAGGAATGCAGATACAAAAAGACAGAGGTCTATTCAGACGAGAAACGTGATCCCAAGAAGATCACCATAAAGGTTGAAAGCCCAGAGGATCTGCGCATAATAGTGTACAGATCAAGGAAGGCGGATGTCTATATACCTGAGATGGAGGCATCGATAGATTCCGCAGAGTATTCAAACGGCGAGATCACCACCATAGAAGGCATAGTGTACAGGATAGGAGAAAAGCTCGATCTGCTTGCTGTGGACGATCAGGGGAATGAGAAGATAGAGATGCTCAGAAGACGCATAGACGGCATAATAAACGGAAAATTCGAATCTTTCACGCTTATAATAATGGACGAATCAGGAAAAAGCGTAGTGCACAGCGAAAAAGCCATGGTCGAATCCATGTATTAG